From the Rhodoferax sp. WC2427 genome, one window contains:
- a CDS encoding VOC family protein, with the protein MKIDRIHHVAYRCKDAKETVLWYQKMLHMDFVLAIAEDFVPSTKAPDPYMHVFLDAGQGNVLAFFELPTQPPMGRDPNTPAWVQHIAFRVKDRAELLEFKAHLEANGVDVLGVTDHGAFHSIYFFDPNGHRLELACPDPEEAATLARLDAVKWEMLEEWSQTKRAPRHAAFLHHRETAA; encoded by the coding sequence ATGAAAATAGACCGCATCCACCACGTTGCCTACCGCTGCAAGGACGCCAAAGAAACCGTGCTGTGGTACCAAAAAATGCTGCACATGGACTTTGTGCTGGCGATTGCCGAAGACTTTGTGCCCAGTACCAAAGCCCCCGACCCCTATATGCACGTGTTTCTGGACGCAGGCCAGGGCAATGTGCTGGCGTTCTTCGAGCTGCCCACCCAGCCCCCCATGGGCCGCGACCCCAACACCCCCGCCTGGGTGCAGCACATCGCCTTCCGGGTCAAAGACCGGGCCGAGCTGCTGGAGTTCAAGGCCCATCTGGAGGCGAATGGCGTGGACGTGCTGGGCGTGACCGACCACGGCGCCTTCCACTCCATTTACTTCTTCGACCCCAACGGCCACCGGCTGGAACTGGCCTGTCCCGACCCGGAAGAGGCCGCCACGCTGGCCCGGCTCGACGCGGTGAAATGGGAGATGCTGGAAGAGTGGTCCCAAACCAAGCGCGCCCCGCGCCACGCCGCCTTTTTGCACCACCGGGAGACCGCGGCATGA
- the fahA gene encoding fumarylacetoacetase, whose product MTAADLRSWVASANDPASDFPLQNLPFGRFRQHGDWRIAVAIGDQVLDLRAAGLIDHGDMQHLMAQPAQARRSLRQALVDGLTLGSPQQAQFQAALHAQAEVELGLPCEIGDYTDFYTSIHHATTIGKQLRPDNPLLPNYKWVPIGYHGRASSIVPSGTPFHRPHGQTKAPDQAAPTLGPSRKLDYELELGLVIGQPNPLGQPIRMDSAEEHVFGVALFNDWSARDVQGWEYQPLGPFLAKNFASTLSPWVVTLEALEPFREPHVRPEGDPLPLNYLLSPANRARGAINIELEVWIQTAQMQAAGQAGDRLSQSNYRDAYWTVAQLVAHHTVNGCNLRAGDLFGTGTLSGPRPEQGGSLMELSAGGKQPITLSNGETRSYLEDGDTVILRAYCERAGYRRIGFGECRGTVLPAREL is encoded by the coding sequence ATGACGGCGGCGGACCTGCGCAGCTGGGTCGCCTCGGCCAACGACCCGGCCAGCGACTTCCCCTTGCAGAACTTGCCGTTTGGCCGCTTCCGGCAGCACGGCGACTGGCGCATAGCTGTGGCCATTGGCGACCAGGTGCTGGACCTGCGTGCCGCCGGGCTGATAGACCACGGCGACATGCAGCACCTGATGGCGCAGCCAGCGCAAGCCCGCCGCAGCCTGCGCCAGGCCCTGGTGGACGGCCTCACGCTCGGTAGCCCCCAGCAAGCGCAGTTCCAGGCCGCGCTGCACGCCCAGGCAGAGGTGGAACTTGGCCTGCCCTGCGAGATCGGCGACTACACCGACTTCTACACCAGCATCCACCACGCCACCACCATCGGCAAACAGCTGCGGCCCGACAACCCACTGCTGCCCAACTACAAATGGGTGCCCATTGGCTACCACGGCCGCGCCTCCAGCATCGTGCCCAGCGGCACGCCCTTCCACCGGCCCCACGGCCAGACCAAGGCCCCTGACCAGGCCGCGCCCACCCTGGGCCCCAGCCGCAAGCTGGACTACGAGCTGGAGTTGGGCCTGGTGATCGGCCAGCCCAACCCGCTGGGCCAGCCCATCCGCATGGACAGCGCCGAGGAGCATGTGTTTGGCGTGGCGCTGTTCAACGATTGGAGCGCGCGCGACGTGCAGGGCTGGGAGTACCAGCCGCTGGGGCCGTTTCTGGCCAAGAACTTCGCCAGCACGCTCTCGCCCTGGGTGGTGACGCTGGAGGCCCTGGAGCCGTTTCGCGAGCCGCACGTCCGCCCCGAAGGCGACCCTTTACCCTTGAATTACCTGCTATCGCCCGCCAATAGGGCGAGAGGTGCTATCAATATTGAACTAGAGGTGTGGATTCAGACGGCACAGATGCAGGCCGCGGGCCAGGCGGGCGACCGGCTGTCGCAGTCCAACTACCGCGACGCGTACTGGACCGTGGCGCAACTGGTGGCGCACCACACGGTGAACGGCTGCAACCTGCGCGCGGGCGACCTGTTTGGCACCGGCACGCTGTCCGGCCCCCGCCCCGAGCAAGGCGGCTCGCTGATGGAGCTGAGCGCAGGCGGCAAGCAGCCCATCACCCTGTCGAACGGCGAAACCCGCAGCTACCTGGAAGACGGCGATACGGTCATCCTGCGCGCGTATTGCGAGCGCGCAGGCTATCGGCGTATCGGCTTTGGCGAATGCCGGGGCACGGTGCTGCCCGCGCGGGAGCTGTAG
- the maiA gene encoding maleylacetoacetate isomerase yields the protein MVLHTYFRSSAAYRVRIALALKGLAYQSVPVHLLRGGGEQHSAAFAALNPAELVPVLVDGSVTLTQSLATIEYLDELHPAPPLLPADAAGRARVRALAQLIACEMHPLNNLRVLQYLEGPLKLDKEARSAWYAHWVGLGFQALEAMLQDPRTGTFCHGDTPTLADCCLVPQLTNAERFHVPLQAYPQVRRIGAACRALPAFAQAAPEAQADAT from the coding sequence CTGGTGCTGCACACCTACTTTCGCAGCTCGGCGGCCTACCGGGTGCGGATTGCGCTGGCGCTCAAGGGGCTGGCCTACCAGTCGGTGCCCGTGCATTTGCTGCGCGGTGGCGGCGAGCAGCACAGCGCCGCGTTTGCCGCCCTGAACCCGGCGGAGCTGGTGCCGGTGCTGGTGGACGGCAGTGTCACGCTGACCCAGTCGCTGGCCACCATCGAGTACCTGGACGAGTTGCACCCTGCCCCGCCCCTGCTGCCCGCCGATGCAGCAGGACGCGCCCGGGTGCGCGCCCTGGCCCAGCTTATCGCCTGCGAAATGCACCCGCTGAACAACCTGCGCGTGCTGCAGTACCTGGAAGGCCCGCTCAAACTGGACAAGGAGGCCCGATCCGCCTGGTACGCCCACTGGGTGGGGCTGGGCTTCCAAGCCCTGGAGGCGATGCTGCAGGATCCGCGCACCGGCACGTTCTGCCACGGCGACACCCCCACGCTGGCCGACTGCTGCCTGGTGCCGCAGCTCACCAACGCCGAACGCTTCCACGTGCCGCTGCAGGCCTACCCCCAGGTGCGCCGCATCGGCGCGGCCTGCCGGGCGCTGCCCGCGTTTGCCCAGGCCGCGCCCGAAGCGCAGGCCGACGCTACCTGA
- a CDS encoding response regulator produces the protein MNRHSIRFRLNLLFALLVSGLLGVFGVLSYTDSRTQLLERYEANRTLLQQRLEINLASPMWRLDKETLDRNLAAEIHPPVLGIVVREDKGAAPFASAASPQAGKQPALEDTLEFPLSIDRDGSLQALGFVTVVTTHEEIQTALRRLVWARVLEMVVLVLLLLLALSYGMQVLVLRPIDALKQALTRAAGNRDANTRLALPIDRKDEFGEVGQSFALIANRLAEDLARGEQSAVQLRAAYDRQQEMMAQVEQSKLLAEEGSKAKSSFLANMSHEIRTPMNTIIGLSQLALQTELNPRQFQYIERVATSAQHLLGIINDILDFSKIEADKLEVEQVPFVLDVLLANVSNLVSGKAIDKGLEFLFDVAPEVPRQLLGDPLRLGQVIINFANNAVKFTETGDIRVVVRVQVPPQNGRIQLHFAVQDTGIGLTPRQIEGLFQSFHQADASTTRKYGGTGLGLSISKKLAELMGGQVGVTSTPGVGSSFWFTADLGTLEGAQTLPDSGVWNPAVLQGCRVLVVDDHPHARSLLCDMLAGLPLQVDSAASGAEALQKIELAALNGRAIDLVFIDWKMPDMDGLETARRIHALQLSPRPRLVMATAFGRDELGQQMQAGEVDGVLVKPIYKASLLAVLRTALEGETDPAIQRPDHAAPLADSLASIHGAHVLLVDDNEFNQYVARELLESAGFVVDVADNGQIALDKVQAKTFDVVLMDMQMPVMDGVTATRAIRQLPAFAQLPIIAMTANAMQQDKEACLAAGMWDVVTKPIAPEALWTALLRWVPPHQRGVPPQAEPGRPPLQESASAQGLLARMEGIPGLDTALGLRRANGKPQVYLEMLRLFVRNQHNLETQLQAALNAGDYAQAERLAHTCKGVSGSLGAADLQAHAGQLEDALRKRVAMHTVQLLALAVVQPLHALLTQLQRRLPTVEVPPPVEVDPAQLRRVCNQLVALLENDEGKAVDLLASHAGLLQAAFPGSFTALRDAVQGFDFETALGLLRGTEVR, from the coding sequence GTGAATCGCCACAGCATCCGATTTCGGCTGAACCTGCTGTTCGCCCTGTTGGTCTCGGGCCTGCTGGGCGTGTTTGGCGTGCTGTCGTATACGGACAGCCGCACCCAGTTGCTGGAGCGCTACGAGGCCAACCGCACCCTGCTGCAACAGCGCCTGGAGATCAACCTGGCCTCGCCCATGTGGCGGCTGGACAAGGAAACCCTGGACCGCAACCTGGCCGCCGAGATCCACCCGCCGGTGCTGGGCATCGTGGTACGTGAAGACAAGGGGGCTGCGCCCTTTGCCAGTGCCGCGTCGCCCCAGGCGGGTAAGCAACCGGCCCTGGAAGACACCCTGGAGTTCCCCCTGTCCATCGACCGCGATGGCTCGTTGCAGGCCCTGGGTTTTGTGACCGTGGTGACCACCCATGAAGAAATCCAGACCGCCTTGCGCCGGCTGGTGTGGGCCCGGGTGCTGGAGATGGTGGTGTTGGTGCTGCTGCTGTTGCTGGCGTTGTCGTACGGCATGCAGGTGCTGGTGTTGCGGCCTATCGATGCGCTCAAGCAGGCCCTTACCCGGGCGGCGGGCAACCGCGATGCCAACACCCGGCTGGCCCTGCCCATCGACCGCAAGGACGAGTTCGGCGAAGTGGGCCAAAGCTTTGCGCTGATCGCCAACCGCCTGGCCGAAGACCTGGCGCGTGGCGAACAGTCGGCGGTCCAGCTGCGTGCCGCCTACGACCGGCAGCAGGAGATGATGGCCCAGGTCGAGCAGAGCAAACTTCTGGCCGAAGAGGGCTCCAAGGCCAAGTCGTCTTTTCTGGCCAACATGAGCCATGAAATCCGCACCCCGATGAACACCATCATCGGCCTGTCGCAACTGGCACTGCAGACCGAGCTCAATCCGCGCCAGTTCCAGTACATCGAGCGGGTGGCCACCTCCGCCCAGCACCTGCTGGGCATCATCAACGACATTCTGGATTTCTCGAAGATCGAGGCCGACAAGCTGGAGGTGGAGCAGGTGCCGTTTGTGCTCGACGTGCTGCTGGCCAATGTGTCCAATCTGGTCTCGGGCAAGGCCATCGACAAGGGGCTGGAGTTCCTGTTCGACGTGGCCCCCGAGGTGCCCCGGCAGTTGCTGGGCGACCCGCTGCGGCTGGGGCAGGTCATCATCAACTTTGCCAACAACGCCGTCAAATTTACCGAAACCGGCGACATCCGCGTGGTGGTGCGGGTGCAGGTACCGCCGCAGAATGGCCGCATCCAGCTGCACTTTGCGGTACAGGACACCGGCATCGGGTTGACCCCGCGCCAGATCGAGGGCCTGTTCCAAAGCTTCCACCAGGCCGATGCCTCCACCACCCGCAAGTACGGTGGCACCGGGCTGGGTTTGTCGATCTCCAAAAAACTGGCCGAACTGATGGGCGGCCAGGTGGGCGTGACCAGCACCCCCGGTGTGGGCAGCAGCTTTTGGTTTACCGCCGATCTGGGCACCTTGGAGGGCGCCCAGACCTTGCCGGACAGTGGCGTGTGGAACCCTGCCGTGCTGCAAGGCTGCCGGGTGCTGGTGGTAGACGACCACCCCCATGCCCGCAGCCTGCTGTGCGACATGCTGGCGGGCCTGCCGCTGCAGGTGGACAGCGCTGCATCGGGCGCCGAGGCGCTACAAAAAATAGAGCTTGCTGCGCTGAATGGACGGGCGATAGACCTGGTTTTTATTGATTGGAAAATGCCGGACATGGACGGGCTGGAAACCGCCCGCCGCATCCACGCCCTGCAGCTCTCGCCACGGCCCCGGCTGGTCATGGCAACGGCCTTTGGCCGCGACGAACTGGGCCAGCAAATGCAGGCGGGCGAGGTGGACGGCGTGCTGGTCAAGCCGATCTACAAGGCATCGCTGCTCGCCGTCCTGCGCACCGCACTGGAGGGCGAGACCGACCCTGCGATCCAGCGCCCGGACCACGCAGCCCCGCTGGCCGACAGCCTGGCCAGCATCCACGGAGCCCATGTGCTGCTGGTGGACGACAACGAGTTCAACCAGTATGTGGCCCGTGAACTGCTGGAATCGGCGGGCTTTGTGGTGGATGTGGCCGACAACGGCCAGATCGCGCTCGACAAGGTGCAGGCCAAAACCTTTGACGTGGTGCTGATGGACATGCAGATGCCGGTGATGGACGGCGTGACGGCCACCCGCGCCATCCGCCAACTGCCTGCGTTTGCCCAGTTGCCCATCATCGCCATGACCGCCAACGCCATGCAGCAGGACAAGGAGGCCTGCCTGGCTGCGGGCATGTGGGACGTGGTGACCAAGCCGATTGCCCCCGAGGCACTCTGGACCGCCTTGCTGCGCTGGGTGCCGCCGCACCAGCGGGGGGTGCCGCCCCAGGCTGAGCCCGGTCGCCCGCCCCTGCAGGAGTCTGCTTCCGCGCAGGGACTGCTGGCCCGCATGGAGGGGATTCCGGGGCTGGACACCGCCCTGGGCCTGCGCCGCGCCAATGGCAAGCCCCAGGTCTACCTGGAGATGCTGCGCCTGTTTGTGCGCAACCAGCACAACCTGGAAACCCAGCTGCAAGCCGCCCTGAACGCGGGCGACTACGCCCAGGCCGAGCGGCTGGCCCATACCTGCAAAGGCGTATCGGGCAGCCTGGGTGCGGCCGACCTGCAGGCCCACGCCGGCCAGCTGGAAGACGCCTTGCGCAAGCGCGTGGCGATGCACACGGTGCAACTGCTGGCGCTGGCCGTGGTGCAGCCGCTGCATGCACTTTTGACCCAGTTGCAGCGCCGCCTGCCTACCGTGGAGGTGCCGCCCCCGGTGGAAGTCGACCCGGCGCAGCTGCGCCGCGTGTGCAACCAGCTGGTGGCTCTGCTGGAGAACGACGAAGGCAAGGCCGTCGATCTGCTGGCCAGCCACGCCGGGCTGTTGCAGGCGGCTTTCCCGGGCAGCTTCACCGCGTTGCGCGATGCGGTGCAAGGCTTTGACTTTGAAACCGCCCTGGGGCTGCTGCGCGGCACTGAAGTCAGGTAG
- a CDS encoding substrate-binding periplasmic protein — translation MSFIQRLQVGLCAWGLATAACAQNPTITIAAEDDWAPYSSMKADKSGPEGFSPDLVRAVFKLKGVDVKMVAVPFVRCLQMVKTAKAVACFDTTITDENKDEFYWHKTPIFEEGLAIFALADTPQTGLTTLGLEGGTVGITTGYTYPTDFMQNKKIKKFEANSDEHLLKMLLAKRVQYVILNTMPGMLRIKNDASLSGKVKQVGLISKDGFWLNFSKTHPDGKRMADLFEAGLLELKASGRYDKMYADFKQRLGLPR, via the coding sequence ATGTCTTTCATCCAGCGTCTACAGGTCGGTTTGTGTGCTTGGGGTCTTGCAACCGCCGCTTGCGCCCAGAATCCCACCATCACCATTGCCGCCGAGGACGACTGGGCACCGTACTCGTCCATGAAGGCCGACAAGTCGGGGCCGGAGGGGTTTTCGCCCGATCTGGTGCGGGCGGTCTTCAAGCTCAAAGGGGTCGATGTGAAGATGGTGGCGGTGCCGTTTGTGCGCTGCCTGCAAATGGTCAAGACCGCCAAGGCCGTGGCCTGCTTCGACACCACCATCACCGACGAGAACAAGGACGAGTTCTACTGGCACAAAACCCCGATCTTTGAAGAGGGCCTGGCGATTTTCGCCTTGGCGGACACCCCCCAGACCGGCTTGACCACGCTGGGGCTGGAAGGTGGCACCGTGGGCATCACCACCGGCTACACCTACCCCACCGACTTCATGCAGAACAAGAAGATCAAGAAGTTCGAAGCCAACTCGGACGAGCACCTGCTCAAGATGCTGCTGGCCAAGCGGGTGCAGTACGTCATCCTGAACACCATGCCCGGCATGCTGCGCATCAAGAACGACGCCAGCCTGAGCGGCAAGGTCAAGCAGGTGGGCCTGATCAGCAAAGACGGGTTTTGGCTCAACTTTTCCAAGACCCACCCCGACGGCAAGCGCATGGCCGATCTCTTTGAAGCGGGCTTGCTGGAACTCAAGGCCAGTGGCCGGTACGACAAGATGTACGCAGATTTCAAGCAACGCCTGGGGCTGCCGCGCTGA
- a CDS encoding MFS transporter yields the protein MTTASTPFASAPSLRQEAGVIGLVGGAHMISHFSQLLLAPLFPWLKDDFHASYAELGLLMSIFFVVSCAVQMASGFVVDRFGPRPILFAGLALLGLAAFGFSISTSYAMLAAFSVLAGIGNGVFHPVDYTLLNRKISAPRLGHAYSVHGITGTLGWALAPAMLVPLTLAFGWRTALVCAGALAFAVLAVLWIYRDRLALPVLSAGKPGAPQMEGGSMGFLRIPAVWMCFGFFFCFAMALSVVQAFAPEAARQLHNVPPDLVALCLSVYMLCSAGGMVLGGFLAADPARCERVIGVGFGFAASIALALGFADVPAWSVPVLFGLMGFASGTGGPSRDLIVKRAAPANATGRVYGVVYSGLDIGQAISPLLFGTLMDHRQYAGVFIGLAVVQGVLIASAFNVRKVRRTVLLPA from the coding sequence ATGACCACTGCCAGCACCCCCTTCGCCTCTGCCCCCAGCCTGCGCCAGGAGGCCGGTGTGATCGGCCTGGTGGGCGGGGCGCACATGATCAGCCATTTCAGCCAGCTGCTGTTGGCCCCGCTGTTTCCCTGGCTGAAGGACGACTTCCACGCCAGCTATGCCGAGCTGGGGCTGCTGATGAGCATCTTTTTTGTGGTGTCGTGCGCGGTGCAGATGGCTTCGGGCTTTGTGGTGGACCGGTTTGGCCCGCGGCCCATTTTGTTTGCCGGGCTGGCGCTGCTGGGGCTGGCGGCGTTTGGGTTTTCCATCAGCACCAGCTACGCGATGCTGGCGGCTTTTTCGGTGCTGGCGGGCATTGGCAACGGCGTGTTCCACCCGGTGGACTACACCTTGCTGAACCGCAAGATCAGCGCGCCGCGCCTGGGCCACGCCTACAGCGTGCACGGTATCACCGGCACCCTGGGCTGGGCCCTGGCCCCGGCCATGCTGGTGCCGCTGACGCTGGCGTTTGGCTGGCGTACCGCGCTGGTGTGCGCCGGTGCGCTGGCCTTTGCGGTGCTGGCGGTGTTGTGGATCTACCGCGACCGGCTGGCCTTGCCGGTGCTGTCGGCGGGCAAACCCGGTGCACCGCAGATGGAAGGCGGCAGCATGGGCTTCCTGCGTATCCCGGCGGTGTGGATGTGTTTTGGCTTCTTCTTTTGCTTTGCCATGGCGCTGAGCGTGGTGCAGGCCTTTGCCCCCGAGGCGGCGCGCCAGTTGCATAACGTGCCGCCGGACCTGGTGGCCCTGTGCCTGTCGGTCTACATGCTGTGCAGTGCCGGTGGCATGGTGTTGGGCGGCTTTCTGGCGGCCGACCCTGCGCGCTGCGAGCGGGTGATTGGCGTGGGCTTTGGCTTTGCCGCGTCGATTGCGCTGGCGCTGGGCTTTGCCGACGTGCCCGCCTGGAGCGTGCCGGTGCTGTTTGGGCTGATGGGGTTTGCGTCCGGTACGGGCGGGCCGTCGCGCGACCTGATCGTCAAGCGCGCGGCCCCTGCCAATGCCACCGGGCGGGTGTACGGCGTGGTGTATTCCGGGCTGGACATTGGCCAGGCGATTTCGCCGCTGCTGTTTGGCACCTTGATGGACCACCGGCAGTATGCGGGGGTGTTTATCGGCCTGGCTGTGGTGCAGGGCGTGCTGATTGCCAGCGCATTCAATGTGCGCAAAGTGCGGCGTACGGTTTTATTACCTGCATAA
- a CDS encoding helix-turn-helix transcriptional regulator, which yields MPRKPAIKPLDLDDVNGFAPTPQRPLRSRARTLPVDAHFEPHQHAWAQLAYCDSGLMQVTASDAGQHNSFIVPPSRAVWIPANMPHAVTVLERAHLRTVYMDISATPPGWTGCRMLVITPLLRALIHALEDTQPSPREDALMLLSLEEIRLAHTHTLRVSLPHDKRLRALCDAVLRDPARQATLATWAADFGASERTVARLFREQLGTTYLQWRQQAVLAHALPLLARGTSVGQVAVACGYASDSAFAAMFKAAMGQSPSQFQGSTLGV from the coding sequence ATGCCCCGCAAGCCCGCCATCAAACCGCTCGATCTGGACGACGTGAACGGCTTCGCCCCCACGCCGCAACGCCCGCTGCGCAGCCGCGCCCGCACCCTGCCGGTGGACGCGCATTTCGAGCCGCACCAGCACGCCTGGGCGCAACTGGCCTACTGCGACAGCGGGCTGATGCAGGTCACCGCCAGCGATGCGGGCCAGCACAACAGCTTCATCGTGCCGCCGTCGCGGGCGGTGTGGATTCCGGCCAACATGCCGCACGCCGTCACCGTGCTGGAGCGCGCCCACCTGCGCACCGTCTACATGGACATCTCGGCCACCCCGCCGGGCTGGACAGGCTGCCGCATGCTGGTCATCACCCCGCTGCTGCGGGCGCTGATCCATGCACTGGAAGACACCCAGCCCAGCCCCCGCGAAGACGCGCTGATGCTGCTGAGCCTGGAAGAAATCCGCCTGGCCCACACCCACACCCTGCGCGTCAGCCTGCCCCACGACAAACGCCTGCGCGCCCTGTGCGATGCGGTATTGCGCGACCCGGCCCGCCAGGCCACGCTGGCCACCTGGGCCGCCGACTTCGGTGCCAGCGAACGCACCGTGGCCCGGCTGTTCCGCGAGCAGCTGGGCACCACCTACCTGCAGTGGCGCCAGCAGGCGGTGCTGGCCCATGCCCTGCCCCTGCTGGCGCGCGGCACCTCGGTAGGCCAGGTGGCGGTGGCCTGCGGCTACGCCAGCGACAGCGCCTTTGCCGCCATGTTCAAAGCCGCCATGGGCCAGTCGCCCAGCCAATTCCAGGGCAGCACACTGGGCGTGTAA
- a CDS encoding PEP-CTERM sorting domain-containing protein: MAACVLGLHCVAAVASPVTLDFEGVVSDLNALPGSPFSTQGFTFSSTAGSYSAVVYGASTQAHANGSAGYAFCSFDSPNCTPGTAISLVGPSPFSLYRLDLANGLVGDVAGRVDLVGHVLGGGTVTASLVTGDAWTTETLAGFADLDRLDITGYASYGMLMDNLVLEVPHAVPEPGSLALLGWGLAGLAAARKRRP, from the coding sequence TTGGCCGCATGCGTCCTGGGCCTGCATTGCGTGGCCGCGGTCGCGAGCCCTGTGACCCTGGATTTCGAGGGCGTGGTGAGTGACCTGAATGCCCTTCCGGGTTCGCCGTTCAGCACCCAGGGCTTCACGTTTTCCAGCACCGCGGGGAGCTACAGCGCGGTGGTGTACGGCGCCAGCACCCAGGCGCATGCCAATGGCAGCGCGGGCTATGCGTTTTGCAGCTTTGACAGCCCCAACTGCACCCCGGGCACGGCCATCAGCCTGGTGGGCCCGTCGCCTTTTTCCCTGTACCGGCTGGACCTGGCCAATGGCCTGGTGGGCGATGTGGCCGGACGGGTCGATCTGGTGGGCCATGTGCTGGGTGGTGGCACGGTGACGGCCTCGCTGGTGACCGGGGACGCGTGGACCACCGAGACGCTGGCCGGTTTTGCCGATTTGGACCGTCTGGACATCACGGGCTATGCGTCGTACGGCATGCTGATGGACAACCTGGTGCTGGAGGTGCCGCACGCGGTGCCCGAACCCGGTTCGCTGGCGCTGCTGGGCTGGGGTCTGGCGGGGCTGGCGGCGGCGCGCAAGCGCAGGCCCTGA